DNA sequence from the bacterium genome:
CGAACCACCAACCCTGGTCGATCATGTACATCGTGATCGACCAGAAGCCGTTGACCGGCGGCGTCTGGCCCTTGGCGAAGGTCAGCGTGTACTCGTTGGCACCGGTGAGCTTCGCGCCCGTGCTGTCGATCAGCGTGTACGGGTAGACCGCATCCTCCTGCAGGTTCGCCGGCCAGCCGAAGGCCGCGACGACGGCACGCTTCATGTAGTCGGTGCCGTACTGACCCAGCCCCTTGGTGACCTCCCAGCCGTTGACCATCTTGCCGAGGGCACTCTGGTTGGCGCCGATCTTGTCGAGCGCGGTCTTGGGCAGATCCTTCAGCGCTGCCTGCACCGCCGGATCGAGCTTGGACAGCGCGAACGGCTTGCACGGCTCGAAGCCGATCTTCGCGAAGCGCGCCAGCGCTGGCGCGTCGGCGGCATACGCCGGGGCGACATCGCACATGCGCTTGCTCAGCCAGTTGAAGTAGCCCTCGGTGCCCATCGCCAGGATCACCGCCTGCGGCTTGTCGGTCATCGAGATGCCGGGGTTCGCGTCGACCGGCGGTGCCACCGGCGTGAACGGCTTGCCCCACGCCGACAGCGGCGTGATCTTGTATTGCGCCTGCAACGCGTTGACGGTCGCGTAGTCGGCGTCGGTGCCGTCGGCGTAGGTGCGGCCGAGGATCACCATGTACCGGGTCGCCGCAGGGATGTGCTTCATGCCCTTGGGCACCTCGCCCTTCCATCCCGGTCCGGTGATCAGGTAGTTGGCGGCCTTGCTATCGCCGGTGCGGGTGCCGGGGCTGGCGAAGATCGTCATCCACAGGTCGACCATCGGGAACAGGTGATAGCGCTTGCCCATGTCCGGATGGCTGAAGACCTGCGGCTCCTTCAGGTCGAGCCAGGCCAACGAATACAGCGTGTCCGCGTTCGGCGCCGAGACGCCGCGGTAGTCCGCCGGGGGATAGCGCTTGACGTT
Encoded proteins:
- a CDS encoding DUF1254 domain-containing protein, which produces MRKPRLMLASMMVAMAAAPIAVSAQVAPEEAVAIATDAYVYGYSLVTTDVTRIQMSNVADATELQAPVNQFINVKRYPPADYRGVSAPNADTLYSLAWLDLKEPQVFSHPDMGKRYHLFPMVDLWMTIFASPGTRTGDSKAANYLITGPGWKGEVPKGMKHIPAATRYMVILGRTYADGTDADYATVNALQAQYKITPLSAWGKPFTPVAPPVDANPGISMTDKPQAVILAMGTEGYFNWLSKRMCDVAPAYAADAPALARFAKIGFEPCKPFALSKLDPAVQAALKDLPKTALDKIGANQSALGKMVNGWEVTKGLGQYGTDYMKRAVVAAFGWPANLQEDAVYPYTLIDSTGAKLTGANEYTLTFAKGQTPPVNGFWSITMYMIDQGWWFVPNELNKFTVSPRDNLKANPDGSITLYFQKNSPGKDKESNWLPAPAGEFIPMLRMYWPKDKAPSILDGSWAPPKVQKVQ